A region of Carnobacterium gallinarum DSM 4847 DNA encodes the following proteins:
- a CDS encoding VOC family protein, producing the protein MKQPIYPYLAFEDQADAAQHFYQRIFGGDLEILRMGDTDPTLADPYKQRVMHSVLNSGPLKIYASDTFPNSTTLVGSNVGLTLTFDDLAEMETIYGKLSENGLIKVPLEKQFWGAYYGKLVDQYQVTWNLDFQV; encoded by the coding sequence ATGAAGCAACCTATTTATCCTTATTTAGCTTTTGAAGATCAAGCCGATGCTGCACAACATTTTTATCAACGTATTTTTGGTGGTGATTTAGAAATTTTACGGATGGGTGACACGGACCCTACGTTAGCTGATCCCTATAAACAGCGTGTGATGCACAGTGTTTTAAATAGTGGTCCCTTAAAAATCTATGCTTCTGATACCTTTCCAAATTCTACTACACTTGTAGGATCAAACGTTGGATTAACCTTAACTTTTGATGATTTAGCTGAAATGGAAACCATCTACGGGAAGCTTTCTGAAAATGGGTTAATCAAAGTTCCTTTAGAGAAACAATTCTGGGGAGCTTATTATGGAAAACTCGTTGATCAATACCAAGTCACTTGGAATTTAGATTTCCAAGTCTGA
- a CDS encoding diacylglycerol/lipid kinase family protein — translation MKKTNYYFIINEYSGSGNGKKVWQLLENYLQSTTLSYFSSKSTYAGETIKLVHQLASKINAETDLIVVVGGDGTLHEAIQGLAEEFATLPLGYIPAGSGNDFARGVGISKKPLEALKQILNTTHSKKLDVLFHQEKKQGTLGYAVNNVGIGFDALIVKLTNNSSSKVILNKYNLGSLAYLASLIRAYFTQPAFPIFIEVDGKKQRINQAFLVTTTNHAYFGGGVKIAPMAKPDDGIIDVIILSKLPILKIAFLFLCMMLGGLHTHFKSVKHFSGRSIHIQTLNAEDGQADGEELGRQVYDSHFSTVSRNFWF, via the coding sequence GTGAAAAAAACAAATTATTATTTTATCATTAATGAGTATTCTGGCAGTGGAAATGGGAAAAAAGTCTGGCAATTACTGGAGAATTATTTACAATCCACCACTCTTTCATACTTTTCCAGCAAAAGTACTTATGCTGGCGAGACAATCAAACTGGTCCATCAACTAGCTAGTAAAATAAATGCAGAAACTGATTTAATCGTTGTTGTTGGTGGTGATGGAACATTACATGAAGCAATTCAAGGATTAGCTGAAGAATTTGCAACATTGCCTTTAGGTTATATTCCTGCTGGATCTGGAAATGATTTTGCTCGAGGTGTTGGTATCTCAAAAAAACCTTTAGAGGCCTTAAAACAAATTTTAAATACAACTCATTCTAAAAAGTTAGATGTACTTTTTCATCAAGAAAAAAAACAAGGAACTTTAGGATATGCTGTTAACAATGTTGGAATTGGTTTTGATGCATTGATTGTAAAGTTAACAAATAATTCTTCCTCTAAAGTTATTTTAAACAAGTATAACTTAGGGTCGTTAGCCTATCTTGCTTCTTTAATTCGCGCCTATTTTACTCAGCCTGCTTTTCCAATATTCATTGAGGTTGATGGAAAAAAACAACGAATTAACCAAGCATTCCTAGTCACAACGACAAACCATGCTTATTTTGGTGGTGGGGTTAAAATTGCTCCTATGGCCAAACCAGATGACGGAATTATTGATGTGATTATTCTTTCTAAATTACCAATTTTGAAAATCGCTTTTTTATTTTTATGTATGATGCTTGGTGGCCTGCATACTCATTTTAAATCTGTAAAACATTTTAGTGGTCGGTCCATTCATATCCAAACTCTTAATGCTGAAGATGGTCAGGCAGATGGGGAAGAGCTTGGTCGACAAGTATATGACA